The Stigmatella ashevillena genomic sequence GGGCGTCATCCGGCAGCCGCCCGTCGGAGGTGGGGGGGCCCAGGTTCGTCAAGTCGTAGCCCGAGCAGAAGGTGCCCCCCGCGCCCCGCAGCAGGAAGACACGCGTGGCCGCGGGCGGGGCGAGCGCCGCGTCCAACAGGCCCAGCAGCCGGTCATCGAGTGCATTGCGCCGCGCGGGGTTGACGATCGTCAGCACCCGGATGCCCCCCTCGCGGTCCTCCACCTCTACCGTCGGCTGCATGAGCGGCCCCGCGCGCCTAGCCGAGCACCACGAGGACATCCCCCTCGTTGACGGCCTGGGCCTCCTTGCAGCGGATCTCCTTCACCGTGCCATCCTCGGACGCCTCTACGGGCATCTCCATCTTCATGGACTCGAGGATGACCAGGGTGTCTCCCGATTTGACCTGCTGGCCCACCGTCACCTCGATCTTCCACACCGTCCCGGTGATATGCGCCGCCACGTC encodes the following:
- a CDS encoding biotin/lipoyl-binding carrier protein; this translates as MADVAAHITGTVWKIEVTVGQQVKSGDTLVILESMKMEMPVEASEDGTVKEIRCKEAQAVNEGDVLVVLG